Proteins encoded within one genomic window of Chitinophagaceae bacterium:
- a CDS encoding DegT/DnrJ/EryC1/StrS family aminotransferase, protein MLGVNEKDYVITPNITFIATCNSIKYTGANPILVDTDPGSWQMDLDLLEEFLSTQTEQRNGVCHYKKDGRRIPVIMPVHVLGNMCDMDRLMALAKQHNLTLVEDSTEALGSYYKGKHAGSFGLMGTFSYNGNKIITTGGGGMIVTNDEVLAKKAKHLTTQAKSDPFEYVHDEIGYNYRLVNGSCYGRGTNGIIARLYKAQTRSDGFFKGTGRSGDIKFQQVNKDVNPNCWLPTIATDSQKRYEDLNDHKMQSRPFWVPMIDS, encoded by the coding sequence ATGCTGGGGGTTAATGAAAAGGATTATGTGATCACTCCCAATATTACCTTCATCGCCACCTGCAATTCCATTAAATACACCGGTGCCAACCCGATCCTGGTAGATACCGATCCCGGTTCCTGGCAAATGGACCTGGACCTGCTGGAAGAATTCCTGTCAACCCAGACAGAACAACGCAACGGGGTATGTCATTACAAAAAAGATGGCCGCAGAATTCCCGTCATTATGCCCGTGCATGTGCTGGGCAACATGTGCGATATGGACAGGCTGATGGCATTGGCCAAACAGCATAACCTGACATTGGTGGAAGACAGTACCGAGGCATTGGGTTCTTATTATAAAGGTAAACATGCAGGCAGTTTTGGCCTGATGGGCACATTCAGCTACAATGGGAATAAGATAATCACCACCGGCGGCGGCGGCATGATCGTTACCAATGATGAAGTATTGGCAAAAAAAGCCAAGCATTTAACCACGCAGGCCAAGAGTGACCCGTTTGAATATGTACATGATGAGATCGGTTATAATTACCGCCTGGTGAATGGCAGCTGCTATGGGCGTGGCACAAATGGAATTATTGCCCGGCTTTATAAAGCGCAAACACGAAGTGATGGGTTTTTTAAAGGAACTGGCAGGAGTGGGGATATAAAATTCCAGCAGGTAAATAAGGATGTAAACCCCAATTGCTGGCTGCCGACCATCGCGACGGACAGCCAAAAGCGGTACGAAGATCTGAACGATCATAAGATGCAGAGCCGCCCTTTTTGGGTACCGATGATAGACAGTTGA
- a CDS encoding DegT/DnrJ/EryC1/StrS family aminotransferase: MLLLSGPNMAGKRMEMCKDCLDTGWVSSVGAYVDQFEKMSAEFAGTKYAVATSSGTTACTYASLCWGLMKRIM, translated from the coding sequence ATGCTTTTACTCAGTGGCCCGAACATGGCCGGCAAACGAATGGAAATGTGTAAGGATTGTCTGGATACCGGCTGGGTAAGCAGCGTGGGCGCTTATGTGGACCAGTTTGAGAAAATGAGCGCTGAATTCGCCGGCACCAAATATGCTGTTGCCACCAGCAGCGGTACAACCGCCTGCACATATGCCTCATTATGCTGGGGGTTAATGAAAAGGATTATGTGA
- a CDS encoding sensor histidine kinase produces MQFKAQQKRSPFISWHRISCHRYMQMWKKTSWVLINLLTNAIKYSPESSSIELMVNLNENKIRFAVQDHGKGIDEKYQPKLFDRYFKVPGTQERTGTGLGLAISKEFIEAPGGSIRVKSEIGAGSRFSLLLNSAA; encoded by the coding sequence GTGCAGTTCAAAGCACAGCAAAAAAGATCGCCATTCATATCCTGGCACAGGATAAGCTGCCACCGGTATATGCAGATGTGGAAAAAAACCTCCTGGGTTTTAATAAATCTGCTGACCAACGCGATCAAGTACTCGCCGGAATCATCTTCTATAGAATTAATGGTGAACCTGAATGAAAACAAAATCAGGTTTGCTGTACAGGATCACGGGAAGGGAATTGATGAGAAATACCAGCCTAAACTGTTTGACCGGTATTTTAAGGTGCCGGGTACACAGGAGCGGACAGGAACGGGGCTTGGACTTGCCATTTCAAAAGAGTTTATTGAAGCACCGGGCGGAAGTATCCGGGTGAAAAGTGAAATCGGCGCTGGAAGCCGGTTCTCTTTGTTGTTGAACAGTGCCGCTTGA